One window of Leifsonia sp. AK011 genomic DNA carries:
- a CDS encoding class I SAM-dependent methyltransferase: MVSEHYFSSTPGSELRPRTIHVRLAGADRELVTAGGVFSPDRVDTGTQVLLANVPSPPPGGNLLDLGCGWGPIALTLASESPHAKVWAVDVNERALDLVRANAEKMSITNVNAVLPDDVPDDVSFTTIWSNPPIRVGKNELHGLLERWLPRLEIGSDAWLVVQRNLGSDSLHRWLQGRFPEDFSIIRAATNKGYRVLRARRRTGMTSPIDIVEQ, from the coding sequence ATGGTTAGTGAGCACTACTTCTCCTCGACACCCGGGAGTGAGCTCAGGCCACGAACGATTCACGTACGCCTTGCGGGCGCAGACCGTGAACTCGTGACCGCGGGAGGCGTCTTCAGCCCTGACCGTGTCGACACGGGCACCCAGGTACTCCTCGCGAACGTGCCATCCCCTCCGCCGGGAGGAAATCTCCTGGATCTCGGCTGCGGGTGGGGGCCGATCGCCCTCACGCTGGCCTCGGAGTCACCTCATGCGAAGGTGTGGGCGGTGGACGTCAACGAGCGCGCACTGGATCTCGTGCGGGCAAACGCCGAAAAAATGTCCATAACTAATGTTAACGCAGTTCTTCCGGATGATGTCCCTGATGACGTCAGTTTCACGACGATCTGGTCGAACCCCCCGATTCGCGTCGGCAAGAACGAGCTCCACGGGCTGCTGGAGCGATGGCTGCCGCGGTTGGAGATCGGGTCGGATGCGTGGCTCGTCGTGCAGCGCAACCTCGGTTCCGACTCGCTGCACCGCTGGCTCCAGGGCCGTTTCCCGGAGGACTTCTCGATCATTCGCGCCGCCACCAATAAGGGCTACCGCGTACTGCGCGCTCGTCGCCGGACCGGCATGACGTCCCCCATCGATATCGTCGAGCAGTAG